DNA sequence from the Hyalangium ruber genome:
CTCGCCCCACCTGCCCGTGCTGATGTTCAGCGCCCTGACGGAGCGCGCCGGGAACCTCACCCTGGACGCGCTCGCGCTGGGCGCCAACGACTACCTCACCAAGCCCTCCACCCTCCACGGCATGTCCTCCCTGGAGCAGGTCCAGCCCCAGCTCGTCGCGAAGATCAAAGCGCTGTATGCGCGCGGCCAGCTCCCCACGGCCGCGCCGCGTCCCAGCAGCCCGGCCCGGACTCCCACGCCCCTGCCTCCCAAGCCCCTGCGCGTGACGGTCCTGGTGATCGGCGCCTCGACGGGAGGGCCGCACATGGTGGCGGAGGTGCTCGCCACGCTGCCCGCGGACTTCCCCGTCCCCGTGCTCGTCACCCAGCACATGCCTCCGGTCTTCACCCACCTGTTCGCCGAGCGCCTGAACACGCTCTGCCCCCTCCGGGTTCAGGAGGCCCGGAGCGGTGAGCGGGTGCTGCCCGGTCAGGTGTGGATCGCCCCGGGAGACCACCACCTGGCGCTGGTCGCCGATGGCAGCGGGGCGCGGCTGTGGACCCACCAGGGCCCGCTGGAGAACTCCTGCCGTCCCGCGGTGGACGTGCTGTTCCGCTCGGCGGCGGCCGTCTATGGCTCGGGCGTCCTGGCCGTGGTGATGACGGGCATGGGGCAGGACGGGATGAAGGGCTGCCAGGCCGTGAGCGACGCGGGCGGGCAGATCCTCGTCCAGGAGCCCGAGACCTGCGTCGTCGGCAGCATGCCCCGGGCGGTGATGCAGGCAGGGATGGCGCACTGGGTGGTCCCCCTGCACGGCCTCGGCGCGGAGATCCTCCGACGGGTCTCCCGGGCTCCCGACCTGGAGCTCCAGCCCCGGCCGGGCACCGCTCCCTCTGGAGCCGGGTGACCATGTCCCTGTGTGCCGAAGACTTCCTCTACCTCCAACGCCAGGTCCAGAGGCTGTCGGGGATCCACCTGGAGCCGCAGTCCCGGGACCTGGTGGAGACGCGCCTCATGCCGCTGCTGCGCCAGGAGGGGTTGGCCCAGCCCTGCGAGCTGGTGGCGCGGCTGCGCGCCCTACCGGAGGGCCACCCGTTCCACCACCGGGTGCTGGAGGCGCTGACCAACCACGAGACGGCCTTCTTCCGAGACTTCCCGGTGTTCGAGGCGCTGCGCGGGACGGTGCTCCCCGAGTTGCTGGCGCGGCGGGAGCGGACACGGGAGCTGAACATCTGGTGCGCGGCGTGCTCCTTCGGCCAGGAGCCGTACAGCATCGCCATGCTCCTGGAGGAAGCAGCGGCCCAGCTCGAGGGCTGGACGGTGCGCCTGCTCGCCACGGATCTCTCGGAGTCGGCGCTGAACCGCGCGCGCGCGGGACGCTACGGGCAACAGGAGATCAACCGCGGTCTGCCAGCGAGACTGCTGGTGAAGTATTTCCGCCAGGAGCGTGGGCAGTGGACCCTCCATGAGGACATCCGCCGCCGGGTGGAGTTCCGCGCGCTCAACCTGGTGCAGGACTTCCTGCTGCCCGGGGAGATGGACCTCATCTTCCTGCGCAATGTGATGATCTATTGGGACACCCCCACTCGGAAAGCCGTGCTGGGGCGCATGCGGAACCGGCTCGCCGGCGACGGCTACCTGGTGCTGGGCGGCGCCGAGACGACGCTGCACCTGGACAGCGACTTCGAGCGCGTCCACCTCCATCAGTCGAGCTGGTACCGCCGGCGGGGCCCCCCCCAGCGCGGCGGGTAGCAAGGCTGCTACTGTGCGCCGCCATGCGCATTGCCCCCGCACCCGTTTCGACAGCCCCCAACGCCGAGCAGACCGCGCAGGCCCGTACCCTCATCGCGCGGCTGTTGGGGAACCTGGAGAAGGCGCTGCGCGGCAAGCGCGAGGCCCTGGAGCTGGTGCTGTGCTGCGTCGCGGCGGGCGGGCACGTGCTGCTGGAGGACGTGCCCGGCACGGGGAAGACGACGCTGGCCAAGGCCCTGGCGCTCAGCATCGGTGGGGCCTTCAAGCGCGTGCAGTTCACCCCGGATCTGCTGCCCACCGACATCGTCGGCACCTCCCTGTTCAACCCGCAGGACGGCAGCTTCCGGTTCAAGCCCGGCCCCATCTTCGCCAACGTGCTGATCGCCGATGAGATCAACCGCGCCTCGCCGCGCACCCAGTCGGCGCTGTTGGAAGGGCTCTCCGAGCAGCAGGTGACGGTCGACGGAGAGACGCGCTCGCTGCCCGCCCCCTTCCTGTGCATCGCCACCCAGAACCCGGTGGAGTTCCACGGCACCTACCCGCTGCCGGAGGCCTCGCTGGACCGCTTCGCCGCACAGCTCTCCCTGGGCTACCCGCCCGAGGCCGAGGAGCGCTCCCTGCTGCTGGAGCGCAAGGGGCCGCCCCCCGTCTCCGAGCTCACGCCGGTGTGTACCCTGGAAGAGGTGGTCGTGCTGCAGCGCGCCGTGGAGGAGGTGCGCATGGAGGAGTCCGTGGCCGACTACCTGCTGCGCCTCGTCCACGCGACGCGAGGCCACGCCAGCGTCCGCCTGGGCGTCTCCACCCGCGGCGCGTTGCTCTACGCCCGCATGGCGCGGGCGCGCGCGCTCGCCAGCGGCCGGGACTTCGTGCTCCCCGAGGACTTGAAGACACTGGCCGTGCCCGTGCTGACCCACCGGCTGGTCTTGGATACTCGCGCACGGTACGCTGGCACCGACAAGCAGGCGCTGACCCGGGACATCGTGGCCACCGTCCCCCTGCCCCGCTAGTCCGCCCACATGCCCCGTCGTCGTCGCTGGTCCTTCTTCATGCCACCGGAGGAGCATCGCTTCATCCGGTACCTGAGCGATCGCTATCGCGCGCTGCTCACCCCCTTGGGGCAGGCGATGCTCTGGGCGACCGGGGCCGCGGCATTGATGATGCTGTGGGGCTTGAGGCCGGCAATCGCCTTCTTCTCCTTCTGTGCCGCCGCGCTCGTGGGGGGAATGACGGCGGGCCTGCCCTTCCGACCCCGGCTCTCGCTGGCCCGGCGCCTGCCGCCTCCGGTGTCCGCCGGTGACACGCTGCGCTACCAGGTGGTGGTGGAGAACCGGACCCGGCGGCCCGCGCGCAAGGTGGTGCTGGAGGAGCGCAACCTGCCGCCGGAGCTCAAGCCCGTGGGCGAACCGCCCGTGTTGGAGGTGCTCGCTCCGGGAGAGCGGGCGGAGGTGAGCCTGTCGCTCTCCTGTCCCACACGAGGGGCCTATGAGCTGCCCTGGCTCCAGGCCTCCAGCTTCTTTCCCTCCGCGCTGGTGAAGTGGTCGCGCCGCGCGCCGGGCAAGGACCGGCTCCTCGTCTACCCGCGCTTCACACCCCTGGCGCGCTTCGATGTGCCCCACGGTCGCAACTACCAGCCGGGCGGCATCCCCATCGCCTCGAGCGTGGGCGAGTCCACGGAGCTGGCCGGCACGCGCGAGTGGCGCGAGGGCGACCGGATGCGCGACATCCACTGGCCCTCGCTGGCGAGGACCGGCCGCCTCGTGGTGAAGGAGTACCAGGAGGAGTACTTCGTCCGCCTCGCCATGGTGCTGGACGTGGAGTCGCGCGACCTGAAGGACGACGCCCTGTTCGAGCGCAGCCTCTCGCTGGCGGCGGGCATCGCCGACGTGCTCGCGCGCCAGGAGTACATCATCGACATCTTCGCGGCCGGCTCGCAGGTGTTCCACTTCCAGGCGGGCCGCGCCCTGGCGCACTTCGAGCACATCCTGGAGATCCTCGCCTGCCTGGAGGCGGAGGACCGGCTGGATGTGGGAGCGCTGGAGGCCGCGCTGCTACCGGAGTCCCAGAGACTCTCGGCCGTCATCCTGGTGATGATGGACTGGGACGAGACGCGGGCGGAGCTGATCCGCAAGCTGAAGGCGCACGGGGTGGCGGTGCGGGTGCTCTCGGTCCGCCAGGACAGACGACCTCAAGGGCTCGCGCCCGAGGAAGTGGTGGAATTGCCATGAGCGAAGCTCCGCCGGGTGACTCCCGCCTCGCACGGGGCGTGGAAGGCCTGCCCGTGTTCGCCGCGCTGGCGCTGCATGCGCTGGCCCACGACCGCTGGCTGCTGTGCGTGCCCGCCGCGGTGCTGCTGCTCGTGGGCGTGCTGCTCGACAAGCGGCCTCCCTACTCGCCCCGGCTGCTGCTGGCGGCCGCGGCCGTGGGAGGCGTCGCGGGCTTCCTGCTGTCGGGCAGGTGGCCGCAGCCCGCCCCCATCCCTCCGGTCATCATGGGCCCGCTCTGCGGGGCGCTGGTCGGGCTGTCCATATTCAGCGCCATCACTGGACGGCGGCACTACGCCATCATCTATGCCCTGCTGCTGTCGGCGCTCAGCGCCGCCGTGCGCGGCTCGGAGGCCGTGTACGCGGGGCTGGCGGGCGTGGCCGTATGCATGCTGGCGGTCGCCTTCGCGCGCGGGCGCATGAGCCAGGCCGGCATGGCGGGGTGGCTCGGCTTCGGCCTCTACGCGCTGGTGGTGCTGGGCACGAGCTTTGGAATGTGGCGCTTCGTGCGCGCCAGCGAGGGCGTGCTCACCGACACCGTGTTCCGGCTGATGCAGGAGGTACCCCGGCCCTCGGGCATGGCGCTGCAGTCGGAGATTCCCCTCGAGCGGCAAGGGCGCATGCCCAACACCGTGCGGCTCCTCATGGAGCTGCGGGGAGAGCGCCCCGAGCGGCTGCGGACGACGGTGCTCGACACCTTCGATGGGACGCGCTGGACGACCTCGCGCGCGCTCGATCAAGCGCGGCTGAAGCTGACGCCGCCGACCGAGGGCGAGCCGCTTCGCACCACCGAGCTCACCTTCTTGCAGTCCCTGCGCCCCTATCTCCCCGCCCCCGCGGGCATCCGCGCCGTGGAGGGCGCCTACCCCCAGGTCCTCGGCGGGTGGATGCTGCGCGCCGATGGCCAGGAGGGCACCACCCTCACCCTGCGCCACCCGGAGCGGGAGCAACTGCCGCCCGAGCCTCCACCGGACGCCGCCCTGTCCGCACTGCCCGAGGCGCTGCGCGAGGAGCTGCGCCCCCTGGCCCTGGAGCTCACCCGCGGCGCGGCCACCCCTCGCGCCCGAGCCGAGGCGCTGGAGGCCTGGTTCCGCGACAACTTCCAGTACTCGCTCTCGGTGGACCTGAGCGGCGAGGGCAGCCCCCTGGCCATCCTCATCCGCGAGAAGCGCCCGGCCTGGTGCGTCTACTTCGCCAGCGCCATGGCCGCGCTCCTGCGCAGCATGGACATCCCCGCGCGCCTGGCCGGAGGCTTCGTGCCCCAGGAGGAGAACCCCTTCTCCAATGCCTTCCTCGTGCGAGAGCGCGACGCCCACGCCTGGGTGGAGGTTTACCTGGAGGACGAGGGGCGCTTCGTCGCGTTCGATCCGACGCCGTGGCGCAGCCGCGACGCGCTGATCGAAGCGGGCAGGTCGAGCACCGCCAGCGCCGCGATGCAGGCCTTGGGCTCCTTCTTCCGGCGCTGGAGCTCGCGCCTGTTCTCCTCGCCCCTCGAAGCGCTGGGCGCGGTGGCCCGCTTTCCGCTGACGTGGCTCCTGGTGGCCGCCCTCGCGTTCTGGCGGCTGCGGGCCCGCTCACGGCGCCAGCGCGCGAATCGCCCACGCCAGGCCATGCGCGGCGCGGACCCCACGGTGACCGCGCTCTACGCGCGCTACCTCCGCGTGATGAAGCGCCACGC
Encoded proteins:
- a CDS encoding protein-glutamate methylesterase/protein-glutamine glutaminase — translated: MALIRILVADDSAVARRQIALMLSRDPELLVVGTAPTGRTAIEKVEQLKPDVLLLDLAMPDMNGLDVLTVVRKHSPHLPVLMFSALTERAGNLTLDALALGANDYLTKPSTLHGMSSLEQVQPQLVAKIKALYARGQLPTAAPRPSSPARTPTPLPPKPLRVTVLVIGASTGGPHMVAEVLATLPADFPVPVLVTQHMPPVFTHLFAERLNTLCPLRVQEARSGERVLPGQVWIAPGDHHLALVADGSGARLWTHQGPLENSCRPAVDVLFRSAAAVYGSGVLAVVMTGMGQDGMKGCQAVSDAGGQILVQEPETCVVGSMPRAVMQAGMAHWVVPLHGLGAEILRRVSRAPDLELQPRPGTAPSGAG
- a CDS encoding CheR family methyltransferase; amino-acid sequence: MSLCAEDFLYLQRQVQRLSGIHLEPQSRDLVETRLMPLLRQEGLAQPCELVARLRALPEGHPFHHRVLEALTNHETAFFRDFPVFEALRGTVLPELLARRERTRELNIWCAACSFGQEPYSIAMLLEEAAAQLEGWTVRLLATDLSESALNRARAGRYGQQEINRGLPARLLVKYFRQERGQWTLHEDIRRRVEFRALNLVQDFLLPGEMDLIFLRNVMIYWDTPTRKAVLGRMRNRLAGDGYLVLGGAETTLHLDSDFERVHLHQSSWYRRRGPPQRGG
- a CDS encoding AAA family ATPase, with amino-acid sequence MRIAPAPVSTAPNAEQTAQARTLIARLLGNLEKALRGKREALELVLCCVAAGGHVLLEDVPGTGKTTLAKALALSIGGAFKRVQFTPDLLPTDIVGTSLFNPQDGSFRFKPGPIFANVLIADEINRASPRTQSALLEGLSEQQVTVDGETRSLPAPFLCIATQNPVEFHGTYPLPEASLDRFAAQLSLGYPPEAEERSLLLERKGPPPVSELTPVCTLEEVVVLQRAVEEVRMEESVADYLLRLVHATRGHASVRLGVSTRGALLYARMARARALASGRDFVLPEDLKTLAVPVLTHRLVLDTRARYAGTDKQALTRDIVATVPLPR
- a CDS encoding DUF58 domain-containing protein, producing MPRRRRWSFFMPPEEHRFIRYLSDRYRALLTPLGQAMLWATGAAALMMLWGLRPAIAFFSFCAAALVGGMTAGLPFRPRLSLARRLPPPVSAGDTLRYQVVVENRTRRPARKVVLEERNLPPELKPVGEPPVLEVLAPGERAEVSLSLSCPTRGAYELPWLQASSFFPSALVKWSRRAPGKDRLLVYPRFTPLARFDVPHGRNYQPGGIPIASSVGESTELAGTREWREGDRMRDIHWPSLARTGRLVVKEYQEEYFVRLAMVLDVESRDLKDDALFERSLSLAAGIADVLARQEYIIDIFAAGSQVFHFQAGRALAHFEHILEILACLEAEDRLDVGALEAALLPESQRLSAVILVMMDWDETRAELIRKLKAHGVAVRVLSVRQDRRPQGLAPEEVVELP
- a CDS encoding DUF4129 domain-containing transglutaminase family protein, with protein sequence MSEAPPGDSRLARGVEGLPVFAALALHALAHDRWLLCVPAAVLLLVGVLLDKRPPYSPRLLLAAAAVGGVAGFLLSGRWPQPAPIPPVIMGPLCGALVGLSIFSAITGRRHYAIIYALLLSALSAAVRGSEAVYAGLAGVAVCMLAVAFARGRMSQAGMAGWLGFGLYALVVLGTSFGMWRFVRASEGVLTDTVFRLMQEVPRPSGMALQSEIPLERQGRMPNTVRLLMELRGERPERLRTTVLDTFDGTRWTTSRALDQARLKLTPPTEGEPLRTTELTFLQSLRPYLPAPAGIRAVEGAYPQVLGGWMLRADGQEGTTLTLRHPEREQLPPEPPPDAALSALPEALREELRPLALELTRGAATPRARAEALEAWFRDNFQYSLSVDLSGEGSPLAILIREKRPAWCVYFASAMAALLRSMDIPARLAGGFVPQEENPFSNAFLVRERDAHAWVEVYLEDEGRFVAFDPTPWRSRDALIEAGRSSTASAAMQALGSFFRRWSSRLFSSPLEALGAVARFPLTWLLVAALAFWRLRARSRRQRANRPRQAMRGADPTVTALYARYLRVMKRHAGLVPGHTETDDELVRRLRAARGNSAADLALQFLTLYRQVRFGSGVSDPSALEALATALEHALRIP